One Bos taurus isolate L1 Dominette 01449 registration number 42190680 breed Hereford chromosome 25, ARS-UCD2.0, whole genome shotgun sequence genomic window carries:
- the PALB2 gene encoding partner and localizer of BRCA2 isoform X3 — MLFLLAAGQMEEPPGKTLSCEEKEKLKEKLAFLKREYTKTLARLQRAQRAEKFKNSLRRTVEEQDSSLQQEVSTQLTHTEPKNTVSPRDTLQINTHVDEETGEKTPSSLDIKPELFSSGRVSVEGSRIQGSDDNQEHFPFRVNGPDAKKRQNKLLGRRKKEERTYISQERESLSDIDSLILSGKRLKEQEKMNRENPRTPVTELRTYPLSSPKCAIPNSPAPVTETNVGSVLILPSTKPQRDVDALLRGNDFPRATTLPLPTPSNSSNSQRLEHKCPKSNCELTTHSLRNISSASPVNLEVQKKKITVSTDNPEVNKAGSTSGQAARSPNLEADNSCFINELTCDNLVENENQNLKEQNHTEMSLKSPNDALGGRNESLLEKEVLSQSKNLSLEVISPVSTEDQIHSCTVLEGLLFPAEYYVRTTRRMSGCQRKVALEAVIQSHLGVRKKGFKNKSMKSAKKFNVCNEKTKQSEIKVSDKHAEQPSSRSPQKLLSLTEVSFSTDSTEDDFSRKTVTKPSGKKCRGRRKSACTSLLDHHELLLPTTGTSGVKKSKEEIALHKDQNEKAIVHSKKRIKD, encoded by the exons ATGCTCTTTTTGTTGGCCGCCGGTCAGATGGAAGAGCCTCCTGGGAAAACCCTCagctgtgaagaaaaggaaaag ttgaaagaaaaattagcatTCCTGAAAAGGGAATACACCAAGACATTGGCCCGCCTTCAA CGTGCCCAAAGAGCCGAGAAGTTTAAAAATTCTCTTAGGAGAACAGTGGAAGAACAAGACTCCTCACTCCAGCAGGAAGTTTCAACACAGCTAACCCACACAG aacCTAAAAATACAGTATCTCCTCGTGACACGTTGCAAATCAACACCCATGTCGATGAAGAAACTGGAGAAAAGACACCCAGCTCACTTGACATTAAGCCTGAGTTGTTTAGCTCTGGACGTGTCTCAGTGGAAGGATCACGCATACAAGGATCAGATGATAATCAGGAACATTTTCCTTTCAGGGTCAATGGCCCTGATGCTAAGAAAAGGCAGAATAAGCTGctggggagaagaaagaaagaggagagaacaTATATTTCACAGGAGAGAGAATCTCTCTCTGACATTGATTCGCTCATACTCTCTGGAAAAAGACTAAAGGAACAGGAAAAAATGAATAGAGAAAATCCTAGAACACCTGTAACTGAACTAAGAACTTACCCCCTTTCAAGTCCTAAATGTGCCATTCCAAATTCTCCAGCACCAGTTACAGAAACTAATGTAGGGAGTGTATTAATTTTACCAAGCACCAAACCACAGAGAGATGTTGATGCCCTCCTTAGAGGAAATGATTTCCCCAGGGCGACTACTCTTCCTCTGCCTACACCTTCAAATAGCAGTAACAGTCAGCGCCTCGAACACAAGTGTCCTAAAAGTAACTGTGAACTTACTACTCACAGCTTAAGAAACATTAGCTCTGCTTCACCTGTAAACTTAGaggtacagaagaaaaaaattactgtcTCTACAGATAACCCAGAGGTAAACAAAGCTGGAAGTACAAGTGGCCAGGCAGCTAGAAGTCCTAACTTAGAGGCAGATAATTCATGTTTTATAAATGAACTCACTTGTGATAACTtagtagaaaatgaaaaccaaaacttaaaagaacaaaatcacaCAGAGATGTCTCTTAAATCTCCCAATGATGCTCTCGGTGGTAGAAATGAAAGTCTTCTGGAAAAGGAAGTTCTAAGTCAGTCTAAGAATCTTAGCCTGGAAGTAATTTCTCCTGTTTCTACAGAAGATCAAATACATTCTTGCACAGTGCTTGAAGGCCTTCTCTTTCCTGCAGAATATTACGTTAGGACAACACGGCGCATGTCAGGTTGCCAGAGGAAAGTAGCACTGGAGGCTGTAATTCAGAGTCATTTAGGTGTCAgaaaaaaaggctttaaaaataagAGTATGAAATCTGCTAAAAAATTCAATGTTTGCAACGAAAAAACTAAGCAAAGTGAAATTAAGGTGTCTGACAAACACGCAGAACAACCAAGTTCAAGAAGTCCCCAGAAACTGCTCTCATTAACTGAAGTCAGCTTTTCCACTGACTCCACAGAAGATGACTTTTCTAGGAAGACAGTTACCAAGCCATCAGGTAAAAAatgcagaggaagaagaaagtcaGCGTGCACCTCTCTGTTAGATCACCATGAACTACTTTTGCCAACTACTGGCACATCAGGTGTTAAGAAGTCCAAGGAAGAAATTGCCTTGCACAAAGAtcagaatgaaaaggcaattgTTCACAGTAAGAAGAGAATTAAAG ACTGA